In Brachypodium distachyon strain Bd21 chromosome 2, Brachypodium_distachyon_v3.0, whole genome shotgun sequence, one genomic interval encodes:
- the LOC100845684 gene encoding uncharacterized protein LOC100845684 isoform X2 — protein MTWVISQLVRSVAVQGVNGSRMHYLGTMKGLILRGFSNRDRRLHIKRVISFTATDKQEPIASPTSDTPLLEDAESSTADSTKSDGSYFSERGVGKSGFISFHGGSSQTISVESVPHPGKEASRLVWFVGPTILVAFLVLPSLYLRKVLSAVFEDSLLTDFLILFFTEALFYGGVGIFVLLIDKVWRPLQQVAPKSYIWSKARFFRISSVTTMVLSLIIPLLTMGMVWPWTGPAASATLAPYLVGLVVQFAFEQYARHRKSPSWPVIPIIFKVYRLHQLNRAAQLVTALTFSVRGTEATNQTLAIMNSLGALLTVLQILGIICVWSLSSFLMRFLPSSDIPDP, from the exons ATGACATGGGTTATCTCTCAGCTTGTAAGGTCAGTTGCAGTTCAGGGAGTAAATGGAAGTAGGATGCACTACTTAGGTACTATgaaag GATTAATTTTGAGAGGCTTCAGCAACCGTGACAGACGGCTTCATATTAAGCGAGTCATTTCCTTCACTGCTACAGACAAACAGGAGCCAATTGCTTCACCTACCTCGGATACACCGTTGCTAGAAGATGCTGAGAGTAGTACTGCAGATTCTACTAAATCTGACGGCTCCTATTTTAGTGAGAGGGGTGTTGGTAAATCAGGATTCATCTCATTTCATGGAGGCAGCTCTCAAACGATAAGTGTGGAGAGCGTTCCACATCCCGGAAAGGAAGCATCTAGATTAGTATGGTTTGTTGGCCCAACTATCCTTGTGGCATTCTTGGTTCTTCCATCACTTTACCTGCGCAAAGTACTGTCAGCCGTGTTTGAGGATTCCCTATTGACAG ATTTCCTTATACTATTCTTTACCGAGGCTCTGTTTTACGGAGGAGTCGGGATTTTTGTCCTCTTGATTGATAAAGTCTGGAGGCCTTTGCAGCAAGTAGCACCTAAGAGCTACATCTGGTCAAAAGCTAGATTTTTCCggatatcatcagtaacgacGATGGTCCTCAGCCTGATAATACCGCTTCTTACAATGGGCATGGTTTGGCCCTGGACTGGACCAGCAGCGTCAGCTACTCTTGCACCTTATTTGGTAGGTCTTGTTGTGCAATTCGCGTTTGAGCAGTATGCACGGCATCGGAAATCACCTTCTTGGCCAGTTATCCCTATTATCTTTAAG GTCTACAGGCTTCACCAACTGAACAGGGCAGCTCAGCTGGTGACGGCACTCACATTTTCTGTTAGAGGAACTGAGGCAACAAATCAAACTTTGGCTATCATGAACTCCTTAGGAGCTCTACTGACTGTCCTTCAAATTCTTGGCATTATCTGTGTTTGGTCACTCTCGAGCTTTCTGATGCGGTTTCTTCCCTCTTCAGACATTCCAGATCCTTGA
- the LOC100845383 gene encoding uncharacterized protein LOC100845383 encodes MLRHLAALILAAVLTASTSSTDAARAFRSNGRRLIGVSSQEDCIAICQQVHYKTLCSTLATLPGVTTPQLLLEAALRVAAAKAALAEMRLDVAMKAGGAAMGNAMSSSLQSCKDSYASLVDALETSRATLRDGGRKDDLMSELSAAGTYSTDCQDIFDERPELKLPIPGTQRHVTRLVSNCIDLAATIKQP; translated from the exons ATGTTACGACACCTCGCCGCGCtgatcctcgccgccgtcttgACGGCGTCCACGAGCTCCACCGATGCTGCCCGCGCTTTCCGCTCCAATGGCCGCCGCCTGATCGGCGTCAGCAGCCAAGAGGACTGCATAGCCATATGCCAACAG GTGCACTACAAGACGCTGTGCAGCACGCTGGCGACGCTGCCGGGGGTGACGAcgccgcagctgctgctggaggcggcgctgcgggtggcggcggcgaaggcggcgctggcggagaTGCGGCTGGACGTGGCGATGaaggccgggggcgcggccatGGGCAACGCCATGTCGTCGTCGCTGCAGTCGTGCAAGGACAGCTACGCGTCGCTGGTGGACGCGCTGGAGACCTCGCGGGCCACGCTCAGGGACGGCGGCAGGAAAGACGACCTCATGTCGGAGCTCTCGGCGGCCGGCACCTACTCCACCGACTGCCAGGACATCTTCGACGAGCGGCCGGAGCTCAAGTTGCCCATACCCGGCACGCAgcgccacgtcacccgcctgGTCAGCAACTGCATCGACCTGGCTGCCACCATCAAGCAGCCCTGA
- the LOC100845989 gene encoding F-box/kelch-repeat protein At1g23390 produces MRADIRAAHDAKHQEGCETDGDGTESPLYGDVLESVVERVTAPDLAAAAWVSREWLRAVRSTLRRRPRRLPWLVVHRRRTTAAYDPHAGAWLAVHHAPRNATPAHVRLVRGARGDRVCALSSSGLDVAGDPLGLGTPAARVVPMKAPAVWRVDPVLAAVGDRVVALGGACRLALAEGEDAAAVEVHEDGGWTACDPMPPALRESAAATWLSAAATDQRVYLVDRATGWASWFDPAKRRWGPVRQLRPDASVSTWAVAPGRAAAGADAERLVLFGAKREENNVVVQTWEVDGDALDLSSSPGAANDAAMPGEMSEKLFPREEDEGEMFLPSIGVCGNAVGGYVYNAAELGNGAVLYELREGRQKGSAVERWEWVPCAPSMRADPVGRAILASSPVGLDELVFPSRAC; encoded by the coding sequence ATGCGCGCGGACATCCGAGCCGCTCACGACGCGAAGCACCAAGAAGGGTGCGAgaccgacggcgacggcacgGAGTCCCCCCTGTACGgggacgtgctcgaatcggtGGTGGAGCGCGTGACGGCGCCGGAcctggccgccgcggcgtgGGTCTCGCGCGAGTGGCTCCGCGCGGTGCGATCCACgctgcgccggcgcccgcggcggctGCCCTGGCTCGTGGTCCACCGACGCCGGACCACAGCCGCGTACGACccccacgcgggcgcgtggctcGCCGTGCATCATGCCCCGCGCAAcgccacgccggcgcacgTGCGCCTCgtccgcggcgcgcgcggggacCGCGTCTGCGCGCTCTCCTCGTCCGGCCTCGACGTGGCCGGCGACCCTCTGGGTCTGGGGAcgcccgccgcgcgcgtcgTCCCCATGAAGGCTCCGGCCGTGTGGCGCGTGGACCCGGTGCTCGCCGCGGTGGGGGACCGGGTGGTcgcgctcggcggcgcgtGCCGGCTCGCGCTCGCAGAGGGAGAGGACGCCGCGGCCGTGGAGGTCCACGAAGACGGCGGCTGGACCGCCTGCGACCCGATGCCGCCCGCGCTGCGTGAGTCcgcggcggccacgtggcTCTCGGCGGCCGCCACGGATCAGAGAGTGTACCTCGTGGACAGAGCCACCGGGTGGGCGAGCTGGTTCGACCCGGCGAAGCGGCGGTGGGGTCCCGTCCGTCAGCTCAGGCCGGACGCCAGCGTTTCCACCTGGGCCGTCGCGCCCGGCCGTGCCGCTGCTGGCGCTGACGCGGAGCGGCTCGTCCTCTTCGGAGCGAAGCGCGAAGAGAACAATGTCGTCGTCCAAACGTGGGAGGTGGACGGCGACGCTCTGGATCTGTCGTCGTCCCCCGGCGCGGCGAACGACGCCGCGATGCCGGGGGAGATGTCGGAGAAGCTTTTCCCccgcgaggaggacgagggggAGATGTTCTTACCGTCGATCGGGGTGTGCGGGAACGCTGTGGGAGGGTACGTGTACAATGCGGCGGAGCTGGGCAACGGCGCCGTGCTCTACGAGCTGCGGGAGGGGCGGCAGAAGGGGAGCGCCGTGGAGCGGTGGGAATGGGTGCCGTGCGCGCCGTCTATGCGCGCCGATCCCGTGGGCCGCGCCATCCTCGCGAGCTCGCCGGTGGGGTTGGACGAGCTCGTGTTCCCATCACGGGCATGTTAG
- the LOC100845684 gene encoding uncharacterized protein LOC100845684 isoform X1: MAAVAGPNVLRLRPRAASAPAPAFSASPCCRLSYCSYRKLVRSVAVQGVNGSRMHYLGTMKGLILRGFSNRDRRLHIKRVISFTATDKQEPIASPTSDTPLLEDAESSTADSTKSDGSYFSERGVGKSGFISFHGGSSQTISVESVPHPGKEASRLVWFVGPTILVAFLVLPSLYLRKVLSAVFEDSLLTDFLILFFTEALFYGGVGIFVLLIDKVWRPLQQVAPKSYIWSKARFFRISSVTTMVLSLIIPLLTMGMVWPWTGPAASATLAPYLVGLVVQFAFEQYARHRKSPSWPVIPIIFKVYRLHQLNRAAQLVTALTFSVRGTEATNQTLAIMNSLGALLTVLQILGIICVWSLSSFLMRFLPSSDIPDP; encoded by the exons atggccgccgtggCAGGCCCCAACGTCCTCCGGCTCCGCCCCAgggccgcctccgcgcccgcgccggcctTCTCCGCCTCTCCTTGCTGCCGCCTCAGCTATTGCTCCTATCGCAAG CTTGTAAGGTCAGTTGCAGTTCAGGGAGTAAATGGAAGTAGGATGCACTACTTAGGTACTATgaaag GATTAATTTTGAGAGGCTTCAGCAACCGTGACAGACGGCTTCATATTAAGCGAGTCATTTCCTTCACTGCTACAGACAAACAGGAGCCAATTGCTTCACCTACCTCGGATACACCGTTGCTAGAAGATGCTGAGAGTAGTACTGCAGATTCTACTAAATCTGACGGCTCCTATTTTAGTGAGAGGGGTGTTGGTAAATCAGGATTCATCTCATTTCATGGAGGCAGCTCTCAAACGATAAGTGTGGAGAGCGTTCCACATCCCGGAAAGGAAGCATCTAGATTAGTATGGTTTGTTGGCCCAACTATCCTTGTGGCATTCTTGGTTCTTCCATCACTTTACCTGCGCAAAGTACTGTCAGCCGTGTTTGAGGATTCCCTATTGACAG ATTTCCTTATACTATTCTTTACCGAGGCTCTGTTTTACGGAGGAGTCGGGATTTTTGTCCTCTTGATTGATAAAGTCTGGAGGCCTTTGCAGCAAGTAGCACCTAAGAGCTACATCTGGTCAAAAGCTAGATTTTTCCggatatcatcagtaacgacGATGGTCCTCAGCCTGATAATACCGCTTCTTACAATGGGCATGGTTTGGCCCTGGACTGGACCAGCAGCGTCAGCTACTCTTGCACCTTATTTGGTAGGTCTTGTTGTGCAATTCGCGTTTGAGCAGTATGCACGGCATCGGAAATCACCTTCTTGGCCAGTTATCCCTATTATCTTTAAG GTCTACAGGCTTCACCAACTGAACAGGGCAGCTCAGCTGGTGACGGCACTCACATTTTCTGTTAGAGGAACTGAGGCAACAAATCAAACTTTGGCTATCATGAACTCCTTAGGAGCTCTACTGACTGTCCTTCAAATTCTTGGCATTATCTGTGTTTGGTCACTCTCGAGCTTTCTGATGCGGTTTCTTCCCTCTTCAGACATTCCAGATCCTTGA
- the LOC100835409 gene encoding high-affinity nitrate transporter 2.3, producing the protein MGGESKPAAMDVEAPSKAKFRIPVDSDNKATEFWLFSFARPHMSAFHLSWFSFFCCFVSTFAAPPLLPLIRDNLGLTAKDIGNAGIASVSGAVFARLAMGTACDLVGPRLASAAIILLTTPAVYCSAIIDSASSFLLVRFFTGFSLASFVSTQFWMSSMFSSPKVGLANGVAGGWGNLGGGAVQLIMPLVFEVVRKIGSTRFTAWRVAFFIPGVMQTFSAIAVLAFGQDMPDGNYHKLHKTGEMHRDSFRNVLRHAVTNYRAWILALTYGYCFGVELAVDNIVAQYFYDRFGVNLHTAGLIAASFGMANIVSRPGGGLMSDWLSARFGMRGRLWGLWVVQTIGGVLCVVLGVVDYSFGASVAVMILFSLFVQAACGLTFGIVPFVSRRSLGLISGMTGGGGNVGAVLTQVIFFHGSRYKTETGIMYMGVMIIACTLPITLIYFPQWGGMFTGPRPGATAEEYYSSEWTEEERKKGYNAATERFAENSLREGGRRAASGSQSKHTVPVDGSPPADV; encoded by the coding sequence ATGGGGGGGGAGTcgaagccggcggcgatggaTGTGGAGGCGCCGTCCAAGGCCAAGTTCAGGATCCCCGTGGACTCCGACAACAAGGCGACGGAGTTCTGGCTCTTCTCCTTCGCGCGGCCGCACATGAGCGCGTTCCACCTGTCGTGGTTCTccttcttctgctgcttcGTGTCCACCttcgcggcgccgccgctgctgccgctcaTCCGGGACAATCTGGGGCTCACGGCCAAGGACATCGGCAACGCCGGGATCGCGTCGGTGTCGGGCGCCGTGTTCGCGCGTCTCGCCATGGGCACGGCCTGCGACCTGGTCGGCCCCCGCCTGGCGTCCGCGGCCATCATACTGCTCACCACCCCGGCGGTGTACTGCTCGGCCATCATCGACTCGGCGTCGTCGTTCCTGCTCGTGCGCTTCTTCACGGGCTTCTCCCTGGCCTCCTTCGTGTCCACGCAGTTCTGGATGAGCTCCATGTTCTCCTCGCCCAAGGTGGGTCTGGCCAACGGCGTGGCCGGGGGCTGGGGCaacctcggcggcggcgccgtgcaGCTGATCATGCCGCTGGTGTTCGAGGTCGTGCGCAAGATCGGGAGCACGCGGTTCACGGCGTGGCGCGTGGCCTTCTTCATCCCGGGCGTCATGCAGACGTTCTCGGCCATCGCCGTGCTGGCGTTCGGGCAGGACATGCCGGACGGCAACTACCACAAGCTGCACAAGACCGGGGAGATGCACAGGGACAGCTTCCGCAACGTGCTGCGCCACGCGGTCACCAACTACCGCGCCTGGATCCTGGCGCTCACCTACGGCTACTGCTTCGGCGTGGAGCTCGCCGTGGACAACATCGTGGCGCAGTACTTCTACGACCGCTTCGGCGTCAACCTCCACACGGCGGGGCTCATCGCCGCCAGCTTCGGGATGGCCAACATCGTCTCGCGCCCGGGCGGCGGGCTCATGTCCGACTGGCTCTCGGCCCGGTTCGGCATGCGCGGCAGGCTGTGGGGCCTGTGGGTCGTGCAGACCATCGGCGGCGTCCTCTGCGTGGTGCTCGGCGTGGTGGACTACTCCTTCGGCGCGTCCGTGGCAGTCATGATACTCTTCTCCCTGTTCGTGCAGGCCGCGTGCGGGCTCACCTTCGGCATCGTGCCGTTCGTGTCGCGGAGGTCGCTGGGGCTCATCTCTGGCAtgaccggcggcgggggaaATGTGGGCGCCGTGCTGACGCAGGTCATCTTCTTCCACGGGTCCAGGTACAAGACGGAGACGGGGATCATGTACATGGGGGTCATGATCATCGCGTGCACGCTGCCCATCACGCTCATCTACTTCCCGCAGTGGGGCGGCATGTTCACCGGGCCGCGGCCGGGGGCCACGGCGGAGGAGTATTACAGCTCGGAGTGgaccgaggaggagcggaAGAAAGGGTACAACGCCGCGACAGAGCGTTTCGCGGAGAACAGCCTGCGCGAGGGAGGGCGGAGGGCCGCGTCGGGCAGCCAGTCCAAGCATACCGTCCCCGTGGACGGATCACCGCCGGCCGACGTGTGA
- the LOC100835103 gene encoding AP-1 complex subunit mu-2, giving the protein MAGAVSALFLLDIKGRVLVWRDFRGDVTAVQAERFFTKLLDKEGDAEAHSPVVYDDAGVTYMFIQHNNVFLLTASRQNCNAASILLFLHRVVDVFKHYFEELEEESLRDNFVVVYELLDEMMDFGYPQYTEAKILSEFIKTDAYRMEVTQRPPMAVTNAVSWRSEGIRYKKNEVFLDVVESVNILVNSNGQIVRSDVVGALKMRTYLSGMPECKLGLNDKVLLEAQGRATKGKAIDLDDIKFHQCVRLARFENDRTISFIPPDGAFDLMTYRLSTQVKPLIWVEAQVEKHSRSRIEFMVKARSQFKERSTATNVEIEVPVPSDATNPNIRTSMGSATYAPERDAMVWKIKSFPGGKEYMCRAEFSLPSIAAEEGGPEKKAPIRVKFEIPYFTVSGIQVRYLKIIEKSGYQALPWVRYITMAGEYELRLL; this is encoded by the exons ATGGCGGGCGCAGTGTCGGCGCTGTTCCTGCTGGACATCAAGGGTCGCGTCCTCGTCTGGCGCGActtccgcggcgacgtcaccGCCGTCCAGGCCGAGCGCTTCTTCACCAAACTCCTCGACAAGGAG GGGGATGCGGAGGCGCACTCGCCGGTGGTGTACGATGACGCTGGCGTCACCTACATGTTTATTCAGCATAACaatgtcttcctcctcaccgcctCCCGCCAGAACTGCAACGCCGCCAGcattctcctcttcctccatcgCGTCGTTGAT GTGTTCAAGCACTATTTCGAGGAATTGGAGGAGGAATCGCTGAGAGATAACTTCGTTGTTGTG TATGAGTTGCTTGATGAGATGATGGATTTTGGCTACCCTCAATACACTGAGGCGAAGATCTTGAGCGAGTTCATCAAGACAGACGCATACAGGATGGAGGTCACACAGAGGCCACCAATGGCTGTAACGAATGCTGTCTCATGGCGGAGTGAGGGGATTCGGTACAAGAAGAACGAA GTGTTCTTGGATGTAGTGGAGAGTGTTAACATCCTTGTTAACAGCAATGGGCAGATTGTGAGATCAGATGTTGTTGGGGCACTGAAAATGCGAACATATTTGAG TGGAATGCCCGAATGCAAACTTGGGTTAAATGACAAGGTTCTTTTAGAGGCTCAGGGGCGAGCAACTAAAGGGAAAGCAATAGATCTTGATGATATCAAATTTCATCA GTGTGTACGGTTGGCTAGATTTGAGAATGATAGGACCATATCCTTCATACCTCCGGATGGAGCTTTTGATCTAATGACATACAGGCTTAGCACTCAG GTAAAACCTCTTATCTGGGTGGAAGCCCAAGTTGAAAAACATTCAAGAAGTCGGATAGAATTCATGGTTAAGGCAAGAAGTCAATTTAAGGAAAGAAG CACAGCAACAAATGTTGAAATTGAGGTACCTGTTCCTTCAGATGCCACGAACCCAAATATAAGAACTTCAATGGGTTCTGCTACATATGCACCTGAGCGAGATGCAATGGTCtggaaaataaaatcatttcCTGGTGGCAAG GAATACATGTGCAGAGCAGAATTTAGTCTACCAAGTATAGCTGCGGAAGAAGGGGGCCCTGAAAAGAAGGCGCCGATACGAGTGAAATTTGAGATACCATATTTCACTGTATCAGGTATCCAG GTTCGCTATCTTAAGATTATTGAAAAGAGTGGATACCAGGCGCTTCCTTGGGTTAGATACATCACAATGGCTGGTGAATACGAACTGCGACTTCTATGA